The following proteins are encoded in a genomic region of Ammospiza caudacuta isolate bAmmCau1 chromosome 3, bAmmCau1.pri, whole genome shotgun sequence:
- the C3H1orf115 gene encoding required for drug-induced death protein 1, with protein sequence MTVGARLGAKVRGRFSRRGAGDDQVSILPGEEEEAAAGAGGSAGAPRPAALQQEEEEEEEEEEEGAGCRKVRFAVLPGSYEPLRPPRAPGKRPYGKRLKKYGKNVGKVLQKGCHYLVVGLQGLAAAYSAPFGVSAHVASFVR encoded by the exons ATGACGGTGGGTGCGCGGCTGGGCGCCAAGGTGAGGGGCAGATTCTCCCGCCGCGGGGCCGGCGACGACCAGGTGTCCATCCTGCccggcgaggaggaggaggcggcggcgggggccgggggcagcgcgggggCCCCGCGGCCGGCggcgctgcagcaggaggaggaggaggaggaggaggaggaggaggagggcgcCGGGTGCAGGAAGGTGCGCTTCGCCGTCCTGCCCGGCTCCTACGAGCCGCTGCGCCCGCCGCGGGCTCCCGGCAAGCGGCCCTACGGGAAGCGCCTGAAGAAGTACGGAAAG AATGTCGGGAAGGTTCTGCAGAAGGGTTGTCACTACTTGGTGGTTGGCCTGCAAGGATTAGCAGCAGCCTATTCTGCTCCCTTTGGAGTGTCAGCACACGTGGCATCCTTCGTCCGCTAG